One genomic segment of Thermodesulfobacterium sp. TA1 includes these proteins:
- the recR gene encoding recombination mediator RecR: MSMVYPLTLKKLIESLSKIPGIGEKSATRISLYLLSKPDFCETLGDLIKELPYKVKLCKLCRNLSEDEVCRVCQDDNREAKSLCVVENPVNLFHIENTGIYKGYYFVLHYLLSPKEGIGPKELEIDKLLFLVKKRGVEEIIFALSPTLAGEATINYILQVLRNYPIKVSRLACGVPMGMDLQFVDPLTLKRALVYRELLKEK, from the coding sequence ATGTCGATGGTTTATCCCCTTACTCTAAAAAAGCTTATAGAATCTTTATCTAAGATTCCAGGCATAGGGGAAAAAAGCGCTACCCGTATCTCTCTATATTTGTTATCTAAACCTGATTTTTGTGAAACGTTAGGTGATTTGATAAAAGAACTGCCGTATAAGGTAAAGTTGTGCAAGCTTTGCAGGAATCTTTCTGAAGATGAAGTGTGTAGGGTTTGTCAAGATGATAACCGAGAGGCTAAATCCCTTTGTGTGGTGGAAAATCCGGTTAACCTTTTTCATATAGAAAACACAGGGATATATAAAGGTTATTATTTTGTATTGCATTATCTACTTTCTCCTAAAGAAGGTATCGGTCCTAAAGAATTAGAGATAGATAAACTTCTTTTTTTAGTTAAAAAAAGGGGGGTAGAAGAGATAATTTTTGCCCTTTCTCCTACCTTGGCTGGTGAAGCTACCATTAATTATATTTTACAGGTCTTGAGAAATTATCCTATAAAGGTTAGCAGATTAGCCTGCGGAGTTCCGATGGGGATGGACCTACAATTTGTAGACCCTTTAACCCTTAAAAGGGCTTTAGTTTATAGAGAGCTTTTAAAAGAAAAATGA